In the genome of Pseudomonas sp. HS6, one region contains:
- a CDS encoding transporter substrate-binding domain-containing protein, with protein MTKRYSALLAALFAGLMLSQAPAHADGLDDVVKRGTLKVAVPQDFPPFGSVGPDMKPRGLDIDTAKLLADQLKVKLELTPVNSTNRIPFLTTGKVDLVISSLGKNPEREKVIDFSRAYAPFYLAVFGPPDATVSSLDDLKGKTISVTRGAIEDIELTKVAPEGVTIKRFEDNNSTIAAYLAGQVDLIASGNVVMVAISEKSPKRVPALKVKLKDSPVYVGVNKNEPALLGKVNEILATAKADGALEKNAQTWLKEPLPADL; from the coding sequence ATGACGAAGCGTTACAGCGCCCTCCTCGCCGCCCTGTTTGCCGGTCTGATGCTGAGCCAGGCCCCCGCCCATGCCGACGGTCTGGACGACGTAGTCAAACGCGGCACCTTGAAAGTCGCCGTGCCTCAGGACTTCCCGCCATTTGGCTCGGTCGGACCGGACATGAAGCCGCGCGGCCTGGACATCGACACTGCGAAACTGCTGGCCGACCAGCTCAAGGTCAAACTTGAACTGACCCCGGTCAACAGCACCAACCGCATCCCGTTCCTGACCACCGGCAAGGTCGACCTGGTGATTTCCAGCCTCGGCAAAAATCCCGAACGCGAGAAAGTCATCGATTTCTCCCGTGCCTACGCACCGTTCTACCTCGCCGTATTCGGCCCGCCAGACGCGACCGTCAGCAGCTTGGACGACCTCAAGGGCAAAACCATCAGCGTCACCCGTGGCGCCATCGAAGATATCGAACTGACCAAAGTCGCCCCCGAAGGCGTGACCATCAAGCGCTTCGAAGACAATAACTCGACCATCGCCGCCTACCTCGCAGGCCAAGTCGATCTGATCGCCAGCGGCAACGTGGTGATGGTCGCAATCAGCGAAAAGAGCCCGAAGCGAGTGCCGGCGCTGAAGGTGAAGCTCAAGGATTCGCCGGTCTACGTCGGCGTAAACAAGAACGAGCCGGCGCTGCTGGGCAAGGTCAACGAGATCCTGGCCACCGCCAAGGCTGACGGCGCGCTGGAAAAGAATGCGCAGACCTGGCTCAAAGAGCCGCTGCCGGCCGATCTCTGA
- the rho gene encoding transcription termination factor Rho: MNLTELKQKPITELLELAEQMGIENMARSRKQDVIFSLLKKHAKSGEEISGDGVLEILQDGFGFLRSADASYLAGPDDIYVSPSQIRRFNLRTGDTIVGKIRPPKEGERYFALLKVDTINFDRPENAKNKILFENLTPLFPTVRMKMEAGNGSTEDLTGRVIDLCAPIGKGQRGLIVAPPKAGKTIMLQNIAANIARNNPEVHLIVLLIDERPEEVTEMQRTVRGEVVASTFDEPPTRHVQVAEMVIEKAKRLVEHKKDVVILLDSITRLARAYNTVIPSSGKVLTGGVDAHALEKPKRFFGAARNIEEGGSLTIIATALVETGSKMDEVIYEEFKGTGNMELPLDRKIAEKRVFPAININRSGTRREELLTADDELQRMWILRKLLHPMDEVAAIEFLVDKLKTTKTNDEFFLSMKRK, encoded by the coding sequence ATGAATCTGACTGAACTCAAGCAAAAGCCGATTACCGAACTGCTCGAATTGGCCGAACAGATGGGCATAGAAAATATGGCCCGTTCGCGCAAGCAGGACGTGATTTTCTCCCTGCTGAAAAAGCACGCGAAAAGCGGTGAGGAAATCTCCGGTGATGGCGTGCTGGAGATTCTCCAGGACGGCTTCGGCTTCCTGCGCTCCGCTGACGCTTCCTACCTCGCCGGCCCTGACGACATCTACGTCTCGCCGAGCCAGATCCGCCGTTTCAACCTGCGCACCGGTGACACCATCGTTGGCAAGATCCGGCCACCGAAGGAAGGCGAGCGTTATTTCGCCCTGCTCAAGGTCGACACGATCAACTTCGATCGCCCGGAGAACGCGAAAAACAAGATTCTCTTCGAGAATCTGACCCCGCTGTTCCCGACCGTGCGCATGAAGATGGAAGCCGGCAACGGTTCCACCGAAGACCTGACCGGTCGTGTGATCGACCTGTGCGCCCCGATCGGCAAAGGCCAGCGCGGTCTGATCGTTGCACCGCCGAAAGCCGGTAAAACGATCATGCTGCAGAACATCGCAGCCAACATCGCTCGTAACAACCCTGAAGTTCACCTGATCGTGCTGTTGATCGACGAGCGTCCGGAAGAAGTGACCGAAATGCAGCGCACCGTGCGCGGCGAAGTGGTTGCCTCGACCTTCGACGAGCCGCCGACCCGTCACGTACAAGTGGCTGAAATGGTGATCGAGAAGGCCAAGCGCCTAGTCGAGCACAAGAAGGACGTGGTGATCCTGCTCGACTCCATCACCCGTCTGGCCCGTGCCTACAACACCGTGATCCCGAGCTCCGGCAAGGTGCTGACCGGTGGTGTCGATGCCCACGCCCTGGAGAAACCGAAGCGTTTCTTCGGTGCCGCGCGGAACATCGAAGAAGGCGGCTCGCTGACCATTATCGCCACCGCGCTGGTTGAAACCGGCTCGAAGATGGACGAAGTGATCTACGAAGAGTTCAAGGGTACCGGCAACATGGAACTGCCTCTGGATCGCAAGATCGCCGAGAAGCGTGTGTTCCCGGCCATCAACATCAACCGCTCCGGCACCCGCCGCGAAGAGTTGCTGACCGCCGACGACGAACTGCAGCGCATGTGGATCCTGCGCAAGCTGCTGCACCCGATGGACGAAGTGGCTGCCATCGAGTTCCTGGTCGACAAGCTGAAAACGACCAAGACCAACGACGAGTTCTTCCTGTCGATGAAGCGCAAGTAA
- the trxA gene encoding thioredoxin TrxA, producing the protein MSSDLIKHVSDASFEADVLKAEGAVLVDYWAEWCGPCKMIAPVLDEIAETYKGKLTVAKLNIDENQETPAKHGVRGIPTLMLFKNGNVEATKVGALSKSQLAAFLDANI; encoded by the coding sequence ATGAGCAGCGATCTGATCAAACACGTTAGCGACGCTAGCTTCGAAGCCGACGTACTCAAGGCCGAAGGCGCTGTCCTGGTCGACTACTGGGCTGAATGGTGCGGCCCTTGCAAAATGATCGCTCCGGTTCTGGACGAGATTGCAGAGACTTACAAAGGCAAGCTGACCGTTGCCAAGCTGAACATCGACGAAAACCAGGAAACCCCGGCCAAGCACGGCGTACGTGGTATCCCGACCCTGATGCTGTTCAAGAACGGCAACGTGGAAGCGACCAAGGTCGGCGCTCTGTCGAAGTCGCAACTGGCTGCTTTCCTCGACGCCAACATCTAA
- a CDS encoding FadR/GntR family transcriptional regulator → MNSISRAVPEVALQAIRKLITEQGFGPGDALPSQRDLAVQLGVSRASLREALSSLSALGVVSIQPGKGVFVQSPVELPRGEGAPAWPFAAQASPLEIFQLRYALEGFAAGLAAVTLSTFDLDELEDNVAAMREQLRAGDFEAAAKLDFEFHRRILRASGNQAMLSILTASADIFLESQKLPFIRAERAMETWQEHRKILRALARRASAAAQKAMQEHVRNAALRTGIAFIAPASA, encoded by the coding sequence ATGAACTCGATCTCCCGCGCCGTACCCGAAGTGGCGCTGCAAGCGATCCGCAAACTGATTACCGAGCAGGGTTTCGGCCCCGGTGATGCGCTGCCCTCGCAGCGGGATCTGGCGGTGCAGCTGGGGGTCAGCCGGGCATCGTTGCGCGAAGCGTTGTCGTCATTGAGTGCGCTGGGGGTGGTCAGCATCCAGCCGGGCAAGGGTGTATTCGTGCAGTCGCCGGTGGAGCTGCCGCGGGGGGAGGGTGCGCCGGCCTGGCCGTTTGCAGCCCAGGCCTCGCCGCTGGAGATCTTTCAGTTGCGCTATGCGCTGGAAGGGTTCGCTGCCGGATTGGCGGCGGTGACGCTGAGCACGTTCGATCTGGACGAACTGGAAGACAACGTCGCCGCCATGCGCGAACAGCTGCGTGCCGGCGACTTCGAGGCCGCGGCGAAACTGGATTTCGAATTCCACCGGCGAATCCTGCGGGCCAGTGGCAATCAGGCGATGCTGAGCATCCTCACCGCCAGCGCCGACATCTTTCTGGAGAGTCAGAAGCTACCGTTCATCCGCGCCGAGCGGGCCATGGAAACCTGGCAGGAACACCGCAAGATCCTCCGCGCCCTGGCGCGCCGGGCCTCCGCTGCCGCCCAGAAAGCCATGCAGGAGCACGTGCGCAACGCGGCGCTGCGCACCGGAATTGCCTTCATCGCCCCCGCCAGCGCGTGA
- a CDS encoding amino acid ABC transporter permease: protein MAYQFDFLPVVENTDLLLRGALFTLELTAIGALLGVGVGIVGALVRAWNIRPFSTIFGVYVELIRNTPFLVQLFFIFFGLPSLGVQISEWQAAVLAMVINLGAYSTEIIRAGIQAIPRGQLEAAAALAMSRFEAFRHVVLLPALGKVWPALSSQIIIVMLGSAVCSQIATEELSFAANFIQSRNFRAFETYALTTLIYLCMALLIRQLLNWLGRRYLSKSSARSSQ from the coding sequence ATGGCCTATCAGTTCGATTTCTTGCCGGTGGTGGAAAACACCGACCTGCTGCTGCGCGGAGCGCTGTTCACCCTTGAGCTGACGGCCATCGGCGCGCTGCTCGGGGTTGGCGTGGGCATCGTCGGGGCGCTGGTGCGGGCGTGGAACATCCGCCCGTTCTCGACGATCTTCGGCGTTTATGTGGAGTTGATCCGCAACACGCCGTTTCTGGTGCAGCTGTTCTTCATCTTCTTCGGCCTGCCGTCCCTCGGCGTGCAGATTTCCGAATGGCAGGCGGCGGTGCTGGCGATGGTGATCAACCTCGGCGCGTACTCGACCGAGATCATCCGCGCCGGCATCCAGGCGATTCCGCGCGGGCAGCTGGAAGCCGCAGCGGCATTGGCAATGAGCCGCTTCGAAGCGTTCCGCCACGTGGTGCTGCTGCCGGCGCTGGGCAAGGTCTGGCCGGCGCTGAGCAGCCAGATCATCATCGTCATGCTCGGGTCGGCAGTGTGTTCGCAGATCGCCACCGAAGAGTTGAGTTTCGCCGCCAACTTTATTCAGTCGCGCAACTTCCGCGCCTTTGAAACCTACGCCCTGACCACCCTCATTTATCTGTGCATGGCGCTGCTGATCCGACAGTTATTGAACTGGCTCGGTCGGCGCTACCTGTCGAAAAGCAGTGCGAGGAGCAGCCAATGA